The Haloferax sp. Atlit-12N region GACCGACCAGCTCGTCCACCTGCTGTCGTGGCTCGACGACCAGCCGATCGAGGACTTGCTCGCGCCCGCGCACGTCGACCCGCAACCGGGCTCGCGTCGCTGACCCATCGACTGGCCGACACGCTCTTTTCTCCGCCGCCGAAGGGACGCCTATGACCGTCTGGGTCCTCGGCGACCAACTCGACCCGTCGGCCGCGCCGCTCCAGTCCGACGACCGCGTGCTGATGATAGAGGCGCACGCCTTCGGCGACCGACTGCCGTACCACCCCCAGAAGCTCGCGCTCGTCTTCTCGGCGATGCGGCACTTCCGCGACGACCTCCGCGAGCGCGGCTACGAGGTGACGTACGTCGAAGCCGAGACGTTCGGCGAGGGACTCGACCGCTACTTCGACGCCGCGCCCGGCGACGACCTCGTCGTGATGGACCCGCCGACCCACAGGGCGGGCGAGCGGCTTCGGGAACTCGTCGCCGCCCGCGGCGGGTCGCTCACGCTCGTCGAGAACGACCTGTTTCTCACGACGCCCGCCGACTTCGACGACTGGGCCGGCGACGCCGACACCTACCGACAGGAACACTGGTACCGGCACGTCCGCCGGAAGACGGGCGTCCTGATGGACGGCGACGACCCCGTCGGCGGCGAGTGGAACTACGACGACCAGAACCGCGAGACGCCGCCGGAGGGGTGGACACCGCCCGAGACGCCGCGGTTCGACCCGGACGAGACGACGCGCGAGGTCATCGAGTTCGTCCGCGAGCGCTACCCCGACGCGTGGGGGTCGCCCGAGCCGTTCGTCTGGCCGGTGACCCGCGAGGAGGCGAGACAGGCGCTGTCGCACTTCGTCGAGGTCCGCCTCCCCGAGTTCGGCCCGTATCAAGACGCGATGGTCGACGGCGAGTGGGCGCTCTGTCACTCCCTGCTGTCGGCGGCCATCAACCTCGGCCTGCTCCACCCGCGCGAGGCGGTCGAGGCGGTCGAGGAGGCCTACGAGGCGGGCGACGCCCCGCTCAACAGCGCCGAGGGGTTCGTCCGGCAGGTCCTCGGCTGGCGGGAGTTCGTGCGGCACGTCTACCGGCGGTCGATGCCCGAGTTGGCCGAAGCGAACCAACTCGACCAGACCGAACCGCTCCCGGAGGCCTACTGGACCGGCGAGACGGACATGCGCTGTCTCTCAGAGGCCGTGGGCCACGTCCGCGACCGCGGCTACGCCCACCACATCGAGCGCCTGATGGTGCTTTCGAACTTCGCGCTCGTCTACGGCGTCGACCCGGCGGAAC contains the following coding sequences:
- a CDS encoding cryptochrome/photolyase family protein → MTVWVLGDQLDPSAAPLQSDDRVLMIEAHAFGDRLPYHPQKLALVFSAMRHFRDDLRERGYEVTYVEAETFGEGLDRYFDAAPGDDLVVMDPPTHRAGERLRELVAARGGSLTLVENDLFLTTPADFDDWAGDADTYRQEHWYRHVRRKTGVLMDGDDPVGGEWNYDDQNRETPPEGWTPPETPRFDPDETTREVIEFVRERYPDAWGSPEPFVWPVTREEARQALSHFVEVRLPEFGPYQDAMVDGEWALCHSLLSAAINLGLLHPREAVEAVEEAYEAGDAPLNSAEGFVRQVLGWREFVRHVYRRSMPELAEANQLDQTEPLPEAYWTGETDMRCLSEAVGHVRDRGYAHHIERLMVLSNFALVYGVDPAELDRWFHLGFVDAYHWVTTPNVVAMGSFATDVLSSKPYASSGNYVNKMSDYCSSCPYAVSKTTGENACPFNALYWDFLKENEERLRGTGRMGLMYSHVDRKDDEEWDAIRARADEIRRMGRAGTL